In one window of Chitinophagales bacterium DNA:
- a CDS encoding SDR family oxidoreductase: METLKGKRVVLAGATGDIGKQIARMLVQSGAQVLITGRNQEKLMQVAQGIGLGTDRYHAADLSKSADIDALHQKAIQALGEVDILVNAAGIGIIKPIEQLSEAEFMQTLQTNLLGAFLLVKAFLPGMKVQKKGLIINIPGVLGKVPMAGAAAYAASKYGLTGMMQSIREELKRTDIRITNLFLGGVDSAFWDTIDLRVQRDKMIVAEEAARAVWFLCQQPASGVVSEMVLQPFNHQAI; this comes from the coding sequence ATGGAAACGCTGAAAGGAAAAAGGGTAGTGCTAGCCGGTGCAACCGGTGATATCGGTAAACAAATTGCTCGTATGCTGGTACAAAGCGGGGCACAAGTATTGATTACCGGCAGGAATCAGGAGAAATTGATGCAGGTGGCACAGGGTATCGGCCTGGGCACAGATCGCTATCATGCTGCTGATCTGAGTAAGTCGGCAGATATTGATGCTTTGCATCAGAAAGCCATTCAAGCTTTGGGTGAAGTGGATATTCTGGTGAATGCGGCTGGAATTGGCATTATCAAGCCTATTGAGCAATTGAGTGAGGCGGAATTTATGCAGACACTCCAAACCAATTTATTGGGCGCATTTCTGTTGGTAAAAGCCTTTTTGCCAGGTATGAAAGTGCAGAAAAAGGGTTTGATCATCAATATTCCCGGTGTTTTGGGTAAAGTGCCAATGGCAGGAGCAGCAGCATATGCGGCCAGCAAATATGGCTTAACCGGCATGATGCAGAGTATCCGCGAAGAACTGAAGCGTACCGATATCCGCATCACCAACCTGTTCTTAGGTGGGGTGGATTCAGCTTTCTGGGATACCATTGACCTGCGTGTGCAGCGTGATAAAATGATTGTTGCTGAGGAAGCTGCCCGTGCGGTATGGTTTCTTTGTCAGCAGCCTGCCAGCGGGGTAGTGAGCGAAATGGTCTTGCAGCCTTTCAATCATCAGGCAATTTGA
- a CDS encoding proline dehydrogenase family protein has translation MNLSFDNTENAFAYKSDKALRKAKFLFSTMQYSWFVKLGTILTPILIKGKMPFINKLVRNTIFSQFVGGETLEETATAGAVLGKYGVQVILDYGVEGKESEAGFDYAMDQFMKVIDYAATQPNIPFISVKVTGISRSALLQTLNDAPRLRSGIHDHEEEIAEWDRVRERMYRICAEAAEKGIGVLVDAEESWLQDPVDRLTMELMEEFNTEKAVVYNTLQLYRHDRLRFLHLSHQIAREKNLMLGVKLVRGAYMEKERERAAKHGYPSPIQPDKEATDKDFDAAVTYCIDNIETISVIVASHNEKSNLLAAELMHAKGIAHNHPHVHFSQLYGMSDNITFNLAKEGYSVSKYLPFGPIGDVIPYLMRRAQENSSVAGQTGRELILIEKERARRKSA, from the coding sequence ATGAATCTTTCCTTTGATAATACGGAGAATGCTTTTGCCTATAAGTCTGACAAGGCACTGAGAAAAGCAAAGTTTTTGTTTTCTACCATGCAGTATTCCTGGTTCGTAAAACTGGGAACCATCCTCACGCCTATATTGATCAAGGGGAAAATGCCTTTCATCAATAAGCTGGTGCGTAATACCATTTTTAGTCAGTTTGTAGGTGGCGAAACACTGGAAGAAACTGCTACTGCCGGTGCAGTATTAGGTAAATATGGTGTTCAGGTGATTCTGGATTATGGAGTAGAAGGAAAAGAATCTGAAGCAGGTTTTGATTATGCCATGGATCAGTTCATGAAAGTGATTGATTACGCTGCAACGCAACCCAATATTCCATTCATCAGTGTTAAGGTAACTGGTATCTCTCGTTCTGCTTTATTGCAAACATTGAATGATGCACCCAGATTGAGAAGTGGTATCCATGATCATGAAGAAGAAATTGCTGAGTGGGATCGTGTACGTGAACGTATGTACCGCATTTGTGCAGAAGCTGCTGAGAAAGGCATTGGTGTGTTAGTAGATGCAGAAGAAAGCTGGTTGCAGGATCCTGTTGACAGACTTACCATGGAATTGATGGAGGAGTTTAATACAGAGAAAGCAGTTGTGTATAATACCCTGCAATTGTACCGCCACGACAGACTACGTTTCCTCCATTTGTCTCACCAAATTGCAAGAGAGAAAAACCTGATGCTTGGTGTGAAGTTGGTGCGTGGTGCGTACATGGAAAAAGAGCGTGAGCGTGCGGCAAAGCATGGCTACCCCTCACCAATACAGCCAGATAAAGAAGCTACTGATAAGGATTTTGATGCAGCTGTAACTTATTGCATCGATAATATTGAGACTATCTCAGTGATTGTGGCATCACACAACGAAAAGAGCAACCTCCTGGCTGCTGAATTGATGCATGCTAAGGGCATTGCACACAATCACCCGCACGTGCATTTTTCTCAGCTGTATGGCATGAGTGATAACATTACATTTAATCTGGCTAAGGAAGGATATAGTGTAAGCAAATACCTGCCTTTTGGACCTATCGGTGATGTTATACCTTACTTGATGCGCAGAGCACAGGAAAACAGTAGTGTGGCCGGACAAACAGGCCGCGAGCTGATATTGATAGAAAAAGAGCGCGCCAGAAGAAAATCTGCTTAA
- a CDS encoding cryptochrome/photolyase family protein produces MKAISLIFPHQLFRQHPALELYRPVVLLEEWLYFRQYHFHQQKLMLHRASMRWYAQLLREKGYQVAYVEATDNRADIRDLIQDLYQQGYTGIYTVNPSDDWLLRRMQNACNKRSIELTLLPNPNFLNEPADTNIPKNGKQLFYQTGFYIQQRKQRKLLLDAQGGPLGGQWTFDADNRQKFPAKGVLPGYQMPQLDTLREEAIDYVQKNFAHHYGSTAQPFAAGWYPINFEETDAWLQHFLQQRFHDFGIYEDAMVPEADILFHSVLTPMLNIGLINPDAVIEAATQYAAKHDVPLNSLEGFIRQIIGWREFMHLVYHKAGRQQRTKNYWHFSRKIPAAFWKGETGIVPIDIVIKRVLQSGYCHHIERLMVLGNFMLLCEFDPDEVYRWFMELFIDAYDWVMVPNVYGMTQFADGGLITTKPYISGSNYLMKMGNWPKGSWQEIWDALFWRFMHVHRDFFLQNPRLGMLIKTFDKMPEAKRANHLRIANDYLTKLDQA; encoded by the coding sequence ATGAAAGCCATCAGCCTGATTTTTCCGCATCAGCTATTCCGCCAGCACCCAGCTTTGGAGCTATACAGACCTGTTGTATTGTTGGAAGAATGGTTGTATTTCAGGCAATACCACTTCCATCAGCAAAAGCTGATGCTTCATAGAGCCAGTATGCGCTGGTATGCCCAACTGCTGAGAGAAAAAGGTTATCAAGTAGCATATGTAGAAGCAACAGATAATCGGGCAGATATAAGAGACCTCATTCAGGATTTATACCAACAAGGGTATACGGGTATTTACACCGTAAACCCCTCAGACGATTGGCTGCTGCGCAGGATGCAAAACGCTTGTAATAAACGTTCTATTGAATTAACGCTTTTACCCAATCCGAATTTTCTGAATGAACCCGCCGATACCAACATACCAAAGAATGGCAAGCAACTATTCTATCAAACGGGCTTTTATATTCAGCAACGCAAACAGCGAAAACTACTGCTGGACGCCCAAGGTGGGCCTTTAGGCGGGCAGTGGACTTTTGATGCGGATAACCGACAAAAATTTCCAGCAAAGGGTGTTTTACCTGGATACCAAATGCCGCAGTTAGATACACTTCGTGAAGAAGCGATTGATTATGTTCAGAAAAACTTTGCGCATCATTATGGTAGCACTGCACAACCATTTGCTGCGGGATGGTACCCAATCAATTTCGAAGAAACCGATGCTTGGTTACAGCATTTCCTTCAACAACGTTTTCATGATTTTGGCATTTACGAAGATGCGATGGTGCCAGAAGCCGATATACTGTTTCATAGTGTATTGACACCGATGCTGAATATTGGATTAATCAATCCCGATGCAGTTATTGAGGCAGCAACACAGTATGCAGCCAAGCATGATGTTCCACTCAACTCATTAGAAGGATTTATCCGACAAATCATTGGCTGGCGCGAATTCATGCATTTGGTGTATCATAAAGCCGGCAGACAGCAAAGAACGAAGAACTACTGGCATTTTAGCAGAAAAATTCCGGCTGCATTTTGGAAAGGCGAAACAGGAATCGTTCCAATTGACATAGTGATCAAGCGCGTACTGCAATCTGGCTATTGCCACCATATTGAAAGATTGATGGTGCTGGGCAATTTTATGTTGCTCTGCGAGTTTGATCCGGATGAAGTCTATCGCTGGTTTATGGAATTGTTTATTGATGCTTACGACTGGGTGATGGTGCCTAATGTCTATGGCATGACACAGTTTGCAGATGGCGGACTCATCACCACCAAACCCTATATCAGCGGCAGCAATTATTTGATGAAAATGGGCAATTGGCCCAAGGGTTCCTGGCAAGAAATCTGGGACGCGCTCTTCTGGCGTTTCATGCATGTACATCGCGATTTCTTTTTGCAAAATCCCAGACTGGGTATGCTCATCAAAACATTCGATAAAATGCCGGAAGCAAAACGCGCCAATCATTTGCGTATTGCCAATGATTATCTCACCAAACTAGATCAGGCATGA
- a CDS encoding TIGR03643 family protein yields the protein MKKALSEYELDAVLIDRVIEMAWEDRTPFDAIEAQFGIPEATVINLMRRNMKASSFRMWRKRVQGRTTKHSALRKESVKRFRCSRQKTISLNKISKR from the coding sequence ATGAAAAAGGCATTATCCGAATATGAATTGGATGCGGTGTTGATTGACCGCGTCATTGAAATGGCTTGGGAAGACCGTACACCTTTCGATGCCATTGAAGCACAGTTTGGCATTCCCGAAGCGACTGTCATCAACCTGATGCGCAGAAACATGAAAGCATCCAGCTTTCGTATGTGGCGTAAACGAGTACAAGGCAGGACTACCAAGCATAGTGCGCTGCGCAAAGAATCCGTAAAACGTTTTCGCTGCAGCCGACAAAAAACCATTTCTCTCAACAAGATCAGCAAAAGATGA
- a CDS encoding flavin reductase family protein, translating to MSIRKKPWNRVDLPVYSVSSKGITDNMHICTYVSAVSMQPKRMMVALYAGTRTLANVTKTRHFVLQLLHEDQYRLVNQLGKLSGNNIDKISRLQKRNLLSTWNNYFILKDVLAVMELQSIQIIPAGDHTMFLCDVISYKNLNEGKALTTRILNEKGIIRI from the coding sequence ATGAGTATCCGTAAAAAACCTTGGAACCGTGTTGACCTGCCTGTGTACTCAGTGAGCAGTAAAGGTATTACAGACAATATGCATATCTGCACCTATGTAAGTGCAGTGAGTATGCAACCCAAACGCATGATGGTTGCACTCTATGCCGGTACCAGAACTTTGGCCAATGTAACAAAGACCAGACATTTTGTATTACAACTCTTGCATGAAGACCAATACAGATTGGTGAATCAATTAGGTAAACTAAGTGGCAACAATATTGATAAGATCAGTCGGCTTCAAAAAAGAAACCTACTCAGCACATGGAACAACTATTTCATTTTAAAAGATGTATTGGCCGTGATGGAATTACAATCCATACAAATCATTCCCGCAGGTGATCATACCATGTTTCTCTGTGATGTCATCAGCTATAAAAACTTGAACGAAGGCAAAGCTTTAACCACGCGTATACTAAATGAAAAAGGCATTATCCGAATATGA